The genome window CCGACCCATTCTGCTCGTTGCGAAATCCCTACCGCGAACTTCAAACCTGTTCTTGGCAGCCTCTAGCCGCCCGAATGAGGATCTTCAAGTGTTCGTCAAAGTGATAATTGACCTTTCGCCTTAGAGCGAGCGGGCTCTTAACACTAGAGCCGAAGTAAAAAAGCAGGGCCTGCCGATTCGATACCGCGTAAATAAGCGGGGGAATGGCATCCTCACCACACTGCTGACCAATCTCTACAAACGTGGAACGAAATTTTCGTTCTGTTGCTTTGTAGCTGATGAGCCCTGTCCCGAGCAACTCAATGGTTGTATCACGTAGGTCTTCAGGTTTTTCCAAAAGATCCGACGTGATCACGGTAGTTTCTCAATCAGCGTGGCAGCTACTTGTTCGCGCAGGCCATCATCATCCCGCAGTTGGCGCCACTCCCAGGTGCCGCCCTCACGGGTCATCGTCGCCATCGGGCTCGAGCCGCGCGGCGCGTAGTGCAGGGTGCGCTCCTGTGAGGTCTGGGGATCACTGGGCAGCGGGAGGCCGACCTGAAAGGTCACGGCGGCAGCCTATCGTCTACCGGCACAAAAAAAGCCTCCACCCGCCCGAAGGCAAGGTGGGGCGATTCGTCGCAAGTTGGAGGGTAGCTCACAGCGGTTTCCAGAGGAGTTGAAGGAGTATGGTGATTTATGCGTGGGTACAGCCTTGACCTTCGACAGCGGATCGTATACGCCGTACGAGACGGCCTCACCCAGGCGGACGTCGCCCGACAATTTCAGGTCAGTCTCTCCACTGTGGAACGCTACTGGCGACTCCACCGACAGGAACAACCGCTTGCCCCACGACCCATTCCCGGCAGTCCACCACGTGTCCTTCCACCTGAGCAGCACGAC of Deinococcus betulae contains these proteins:
- a CDS encoding helix-turn-helix domain-containing protein; this translates as MRGYSLDLRQRIVYAVRDGLTQADVARQFQVSLSTVERYWRLHRQEQPLAPRPIPGSPPRVLPPEQHDVLLRQLEAHPAGPWLNTSRCGVHSTGRYRSLRSGGASNI